A window from Chiroxiphia lanceolata isolate bChiLan1 chromosome 3, bChiLan1.pri, whole genome shotgun sequence encodes these proteins:
- the GTF3C6 gene encoding general transcription factor 3C polypeptide 6 isoform X1, with product MAAAAAGTGSEGERSDEAEEDEVEEQLVMVELSGIIDSDFLEKCENKCKILGIETEKPILQVDRYVFAGEYEDTLGTCVVFEENTEHVDAEGNQKVQLKYKCHTVKKLNMTRTLLTEKKEGEENVGGVEWLQIKDRDFSYSRPNMICSFMREKDDSEESGQTQDKLTEESEGEVSGEGNSDMNCDLEKQHTLEIDASIPLPDSPASGTEESPSGNTALEDVPS from the exons atggcggcggcggcggcgggcacGGGGAGCGAGGGCGAGAGGAGCGATGAAGCGGAGGAAGACGAGGTGGAG GAGCAGCTGGTCATGGTGGAACTATCAGGAATTATTGATTCAGACTTCttagaaaaatgtgaaaacaaatgcaagatTTTG GGAATAGAGACAGAGAAGCCCATTTTACAAGTGGACAGATATGTATTTGCAGGAGAATATGAAG ATACCTTGGGAACCTGTGtggtttttgaagaaaacacagagcacG TAGATGCGGAAGGCAACCAAAAAGTACAGCTGAAATACAAGTGTCACACAGTGAAGAAGTTGAACATGACACGGACCCTTCtgacagaaaagaaggaaggagaagagaatgTTG GTGGAGTGGAGTGGTTACAGATCAAGGACAGAGATTTTTCCTACAGCAGGCCTAATATGATTTGCAGTTTTATGCGTGAAAAGGATGATTCTGAGGAGTCAGGCCAGACCCAAGACAAATTGACTGAAGAGTCAGAAGGAGAGGTGAGTGGTGAAGGAAACTCTGACATGAATTGTGatctggaaaagcagcacaccTTGGAAATAGATGCTTCTATTCCTCTGCCTGATAGCCCTGCTTCTGGGACAGAGGAATCTCCTTCTGGAAATACTGCCTTAGAGGATGTCCCTTCATGA
- the GTF3C6 gene encoding general transcription factor 3C polypeptide 6 isoform X2: MAAAAAGTGSEGERSDEAEEDEVEEQLVMVELSGIIDSDFLEKCENKCKILGIETEKPILQVDRYVFAGEYEDTLGTCVVFEENTEHDAEGNQKVQLKYKCHTVKKLNMTRTLLTEKKEGEENVGGVEWLQIKDRDFSYSRPNMICSFMREKDDSEESGQTQDKLTEESEGEVSGEGNSDMNCDLEKQHTLEIDASIPLPDSPASGTEESPSGNTALEDVPS; encoded by the exons atggcggcggcggcggcgggcacGGGGAGCGAGGGCGAGAGGAGCGATGAAGCGGAGGAAGACGAGGTGGAG GAGCAGCTGGTCATGGTGGAACTATCAGGAATTATTGATTCAGACTTCttagaaaaatgtgaaaacaaatgcaagatTTTG GGAATAGAGACAGAGAAGCCCATTTTACAAGTGGACAGATATGTATTTGCAGGAGAATATGAAG ATACCTTGGGAACCTGTGtggtttttgaagaaaacacagagcacG ATGCGGAAGGCAACCAAAAAGTACAGCTGAAATACAAGTGTCACACAGTGAAGAAGTTGAACATGACACGGACCCTTCtgacagaaaagaaggaaggagaagagaatgTTG GTGGAGTGGAGTGGTTACAGATCAAGGACAGAGATTTTTCCTACAGCAGGCCTAATATGATTTGCAGTTTTATGCGTGAAAAGGATGATTCTGAGGAGTCAGGCCAGACCCAAGACAAATTGACTGAAGAGTCAGAAGGAGAGGTGAGTGGTGAAGGAAACTCTGACATGAATTGTGatctggaaaagcagcacaccTTGGAAATAGATGCTTCTATTCCTCTGCCTGATAGCCCTGCTTCTGGGACAGAGGAATCTCCTTCTGGAAATACTGCCTTAGAGGATGTCCCTTCATGA